From a single Collimonas pratensis genomic region:
- a CDS encoding roadblock/LC7 domain-containing protein has translation MTSHKANLASASLAANHVFNQIELSQHGISTVVMTTLDGQEMAIYDPGRKFSAIRLSAMTSSLVAIARSVGREVNFDGCDRLMLETPAGKIIFRPVGSPYPYLLCVVVNRDAILGHTIWMVDKIVSNFIQKITLDQ, from the coding sequence ATGACTTCACACAAAGCTAATCTCGCTTCTGCATCACTGGCAGCCAACCACGTATTTAATCAGATCGAGTTGTCCCAGCACGGCATATCCACGGTTGTCATGACTACGCTTGACGGACAGGAAATGGCTATCTACGACCCGGGGCGGAAATTCAGTGCCATCCGTCTCTCGGCAATGACCAGTTCGCTGGTTGCAATCGCGCGTTCAGTCGGCAGGGAAGTGAATTTCGACGGCTGCGATCGCCTGATGCTTGAAACCCCGGCGGGAAAAATCATTTTTCGGCCGGTCGGCAGTCCATATCCCTATCTGCTGTGTGTGGTGGTCAATCGCGATGCCATCCTGGGCCACACGATATGGATGGTCGACAAGATCGTCAGCAATTTCATCCAGAAAATAACCCTGGATCAATGA
- a CDS encoding sensor histidine kinase has protein sequence MMRLRWRRRLIVMLWLGFLLPAAICQQLPLRYYSQSDGLTNMAVTALAQEPGGYLWIGTQNGLFRYDGARFQRFELRQGLPDSFITALHVDGSGRLWVGTSEGLYLWQGQRFVVMQFQHVQFTFYQGQTFATLGPDRLLMLSKDRLWLVQSTDHGQSWQAREFFEAGQLSRYPEMQTLFSIHVGARGDLWMGCARALCHYDQGKLQVLGRKNGLPAGENWRAILHDRQGQLWVRGEHKVFVLASEGGLFQDRSPDQSQQQKAHGVPFLAADAAGRMFSRQDEGILRWNGKRWESFGESSGLIVGGGINAILFDRDGGVWLGSTGHGLVHWIGYPNWENWTTRQGLPSNVVLSFLRDRQDLLHVGTRSGAATLQQAGYFSVTPTTYGGTSHQWGNTIEDAQGNIWAGSLSGLLVRRGRGAEADVKVAELPPINSMFFDQSGQLWIATEIGIYSIRQPQSNPVPVKITAFPSIGDINASQGCQGRAGVLWFVTDKGLLRFDGVQWRKPRIKPAAQVFQPSAMACTHSEILWLGGDAGQVWRGVDQGEAVDISEVTPSLLRDRSVGALLEDSRGWLWVSTDAGIGVWNHKQWRFFNQESGLVWNDTNLNAFYEDSDGSIWVATSGGASHILRPESLFAPLRLDVLVEGITRDGATVARDQPVRLPWSSGPLNFKLAALSYQNRETLNFRYRMQGLEADWSKTSVPEVRYAALPPGRYRFQVAADNPAMQAYSPTAEVEVVILSPWWSTRTFYVVCGLLSLMLLYLMHRYRMHRLVARQRLKEQQAQERAYELEASREEERKRLTREIHDELGQHLSALRMGVSVVGLEFGGKNPSLQGKVERMVALVDTTIKVVRNVVSSLRPSALDMGIVSALEWLTEEFTTNTGIPCRLDVREENIVLDDARATTIFRIAQESLTNISRHAQASQVEISLDRKEQHYLLEVRDNGTGFDTSVQKKKSFGLIGIRERAHMLGGEVSIFSEPGAGATIRVSIPIDDAAENP, from the coding sequence ATGATGCGTTTGCGCTGGCGTCGTCGACTGATCGTAATGCTGTGGCTGGGTTTCCTGCTGCCGGCGGCAATTTGCCAGCAGCTGCCGCTGCGTTACTACAGCCAGTCAGATGGTTTGACAAACATGGCTGTCACCGCGCTGGCGCAGGAGCCTGGCGGCTATTTGTGGATTGGCACCCAGAACGGTTTGTTTCGTTACGACGGTGCACGGTTCCAGCGCTTTGAACTGCGCCAAGGCTTGCCCGATTCGTTTATCACCGCATTGCATGTCGACGGCAGCGGCCGGCTGTGGGTCGGCACCAGCGAAGGTTTGTACCTGTGGCAGGGACAGCGTTTCGTGGTCATGCAATTTCAACATGTCCAGTTCACGTTCTACCAAGGACAGACCTTTGCCACCCTCGGGCCGGATCGCCTGCTGATGCTCAGCAAAGACCGGCTGTGGCTGGTGCAATCGACGGACCACGGCCAATCCTGGCAGGCACGCGAATTTTTCGAGGCAGGGCAGTTGTCACGCTATCCGGAGATGCAGACCCTGTTCAGCATCCATGTCGGCGCGCGCGGAGACTTATGGATGGGATGCGCGCGCGCGCTGTGCCATTACGACCAGGGAAAGCTGCAGGTCCTGGGCAGGAAAAACGGTTTGCCCGCCGGCGAAAATTGGCGCGCTATCCTGCACGACAGACAAGGACAGCTCTGGGTACGCGGTGAACACAAGGTTTTTGTGCTGGCGTCGGAGGGCGGTCTTTTCCAGGACCGCTCGCCAGACCAGAGCCAGCAGCAGAAAGCGCACGGAGTTCCGTTCCTGGCGGCGGACGCCGCCGGCAGGATGTTCAGCCGGCAGGACGAAGGTATCCTGCGCTGGAACGGCAAGCGCTGGGAATCCTTCGGCGAGTCCAGCGGACTGATAGTCGGCGGCGGCATCAACGCCATCCTGTTTGATCGCGACGGCGGCGTCTGGCTCGGATCGACGGGGCATGGGCTGGTGCATTGGATAGGTTATCCGAACTGGGAGAACTGGACTACCAGGCAAGGCCTGCCCAGCAATGTCGTGCTGTCGTTCTTGCGCGACCGGCAAGATTTGCTGCATGTAGGCACCCGTTCCGGCGCCGCCACATTGCAGCAGGCTGGGTATTTTTCGGTTACTCCAACAACCTATGGCGGCACCTCCCACCAGTGGGGAAACACGATTGAAGACGCCCAAGGCAATATCTGGGCCGGCTCGCTCTCAGGACTCCTGGTACGCCGCGGGCGCGGCGCTGAAGCTGACGTCAAGGTTGCTGAACTGCCACCGATCAACAGCATGTTTTTCGACCAGTCGGGACAACTCTGGATTGCTACCGAGATCGGCATTTACAGCATCAGGCAGCCGCAATCGAATCCGGTTCCGGTAAAAATAACGGCGTTTCCTTCCATTGGGGATATCAACGCGTCCCAGGGGTGCCAGGGCCGGGCCGGCGTGCTGTGGTTTGTCACCGACAAGGGGCTGCTGCGTTTTGACGGCGTGCAATGGCGTAAGCCACGAATCAAGCCGGCGGCGCAGGTTTTCCAGCCTAGCGCCATGGCTTGCACCCATAGCGAAATACTGTGGCTGGGGGGCGACGCAGGGCAGGTCTGGCGCGGTGTCGACCAGGGTGAGGCGGTGGACATCAGCGAGGTTACGCCGTCGCTGCTGCGGGATCGGTCGGTGGGGGCGCTGCTCGAAGACAGCCGTGGCTGGTTGTGGGTATCTACGGACGCCGGAATCGGCGTATGGAATCACAAGCAATGGCGGTTTTTCAACCAGGAAAGCGGGCTGGTATGGAACGACACTAACCTGAACGCCTTTTATGAAGACAGCGACGGCTCGATATGGGTAGCGACCAGCGGCGGCGCCTCCCATATCCTGCGGCCGGAATCGCTGTTCGCGCCGTTGCGGCTGGATGTGCTGGTGGAAGGCATCACACGCGACGGCGCAACCGTTGCTCGCGACCAGCCAGTGCGCCTGCCGTGGAGCTCCGGCCCGCTCAATTTCAAGCTGGCCGCATTGTCTTACCAGAACCGCGAGACCCTGAATTTTCGTTACAGGATGCAAGGCCTGGAAGCTGACTGGTCAAAGACCAGCGTTCCCGAAGTGCGCTACGCGGCTTTGCCTCCCGGCCGTTATCGTTTTCAGGTAGCCGCTGACAATCCTGCCATGCAGGCGTATTCGCCGACGGCGGAAGTCGAGGTTGTGATTCTGTCGCCGTGGTGGTCAACCAGGACTTTCTACGTGGTTTGCGGCTTGTTGTCGCTGATGCTGCTGTACTTGATGCATCGCTACCGCATGCATAGGCTGGTGGCCCGTCAACGGCTCAAGGAACAGCAGGCACAAGAGCGCGCTTATGAACTGGAAGCGTCGCGGGAAGAAGAGCGCAAGCGCCTGACGCGTGAAATTCACGATGAACTGGGTCAGCACTTGTCGGCGCTGCGCATGGGAGTATCCGTGGTCGGCTTGGAGTTCGGAGGGAAAAATCCATCGTTGCAAGGAAAAGTCGAACGCATGGTAGCGCTGGTCGACACCACCATCAAGGTCGTGCGCAATGTCGTCTCGTCGCTGCGGCCGTCGGCGCTGGACATGGGAATAGTATCGGCGCTGGAGTGGCTGACCGAAGAATTTACGACCAATACCGGTATTCCGTGCCGCCTGGATGTGCGCGAGGAAAACATCGTCCTGGATGACGCGCGGGCGACCACCATTTTCCGCATCGCGCAGGAATCGTTGACCAATATCAGCCGCCATGCGCAAGCGAGCCAGGTAGAAATCAGCCTGGATAGAAAGGAACAGCATTACCTGTTGGAGGTGCGCGACAATGGCACGGGATTTGACACCAGCGTGCAAAAGAAGAAGTCGTTCGGCCTGATCGGCATCCGGGAACGGGCCCACATGCTCGGCGGCGAGGTGAGCATTTTCAGCGAGCCCGGGGCCGGTGCCACGATCCGGGTGTCGATTCCCATCGACGATGCGGCAGAGAATCCATGA
- a CDS encoding 7-cyano-7-deazaguanine synthase: MDSLSIAWWKRPDLAITINYGQLAAKAEILASQTVCAELNIEHIVIDLDCRALGSGDMARNNANVNAPASDWWPYHNQLLITLAAMKAISLNVTHLWIETVKSDGIHLDGTPNFVASICKLLIEQDGAMQVEAPAIEMSTGELVRIADRALLSDGFPPSFWSGSPAEIGAEMKAVGAHQADFIVAQTSDRDAGCMEVASPPAECAGRTGSFYWDENNIATPNFHQSQSAISDYRAVLSNGLPILWWQTPMSVPSATTGCTNQHYRYNRVDYMLRNPQEYGDIHTFAIVFRAGGAFQTTINTDGGQFARLLSQYFTQGGATLR, encoded by the coding sequence GTGGATTCGCTTTCGATAGCGTGGTGGAAGCGCCCCGACCTAGCCATTACCATTAACTATGGCCAGTTGGCAGCCAAGGCCGAGATTCTGGCATCGCAGACGGTTTGCGCAGAACTGAACATTGAGCACATAGTTATTGACCTGGACTGCCGTGCGCTGGGTTCTGGTGATATGGCGCGAAATAATGCCAACGTCAACGCCCCAGCTAGCGATTGGTGGCCCTACCACAACCAACTTCTGATCACCTTGGCCGCAATGAAGGCGATCTCGCTGAATGTTACCCATCTTTGGATTGAGACAGTGAAGTCGGATGGCATACATCTCGATGGCACACCGAATTTCGTTGCGTCAATCTGCAAGCTGCTCATTGAACAGGACGGGGCGATGCAAGTTGAGGCACCAGCGATCGAGATGTCGACTGGCGAACTGGTAAGGATAGCCGATCGGGCGCTGCTGTCGGACGGATTCCCGCCCTCGTTCTGGTCTGGCTCCCCGGCTGAGATTGGCGCCGAAATGAAAGCGGTTGGAGCACATCAGGCGGATTTCATCGTTGCCCAGACGAGCGATCGGGACGCCGGCTGCATGGAAGTCGCATCGCCTCCAGCGGAATGCGCAGGACGAACCGGGTCGTTCTATTGGGACGAAAACAATATCGCTACACCGAATTTCCACCAATCGCAGAGCGCGATCTCGGACTATCGCGCCGTGCTGAGCAATGGACTCCCGATCCTATGGTGGCAGACGCCGATGAGCGTGCCGTCCGCCACGACTGGCTGCACTAATCAACACTATCGCTACAATCGTGTCGACTACATGCTACGCAACCCACAGGAATATGGCGATATCCATACCTTCGCAATCGTCTTCAGAGCAGGGGGAGCCTTCCAAACCACGATCAATACTGACGGCGGACAATTTGCCCGTCTCCTGAGTCAGTATTTCACGCAAGGCGGCGCCACTCTGCGATAA
- a CDS encoding YopT-type cysteine protease domain-containing protein: MENFRITGQYHPSIDPTSSQRNSKNIEALDKKSSSTYQKSKSKLDSLPKRTSTNRPDSISSFRKIAVLNGICSSQPRVDEHSYVGGSSSWAVHRTAPFVQGDILEHEAPGHAGACVIYSFLWMNKIAKQSGNASSRMNSLSQSTTEVLQLHQEYENRVFQCNNDPDNQEDPLIQTARAFGVSPAGNTIAVDILTDEEAAMTSLSEILNRPGTSNIIWLGNVDPNSASNHVIASHATGGRVVLFDPNIGEFRLKLSEVAVVMREIVARSSMHFAVPELCILPMRA, encoded by the coding sequence ATGGAAAACTTTCGCATTACGGGCCAATATCATCCATCGATCGACCCAACCTCGTCACAGAGGAATTCCAAGAATATTGAAGCATTAGATAAAAAGAGTTCGTCGACTTATCAAAAATCGAAATCAAAATTGGATAGCCTGCCAAAGCGGACATCTACCAATCGCCCAGATTCTATTTCGTCCTTTAGAAAAATAGCAGTTTTAAATGGCATATGTTCGTCGCAGCCACGAGTTGACGAGCACTCATATGTGGGAGGTTCGTCAAGCTGGGCTGTACATAGAACCGCGCCGTTTGTTCAAGGTGATATATTGGAACATGAGGCGCCCGGACATGCAGGGGCATGTGTCATATACAGCTTTCTTTGGATGAATAAAATTGCCAAGCAGTCTGGCAATGCCTCTTCCAGAATGAATTCTCTAAGTCAATCAACTACTGAAGTACTTCAGTTGCACCAAGAATACGAAAACAGGGTTTTCCAATGCAACAATGATCCTGATAATCAAGAGGATCCACTTATTCAGACGGCACGAGCATTCGGGGTTAGTCCAGCTGGAAACACCATTGCTGTCGATATTCTTACAGATGAAGAAGCCGCAATGACCTCACTTTCGGAAATTCTGAATAGGCCAGGCACCTCCAATATAATATGGTTGGGAAATGTAGACCCCAACTCAGCCAGCAATCACGTAATTGCTTCCCACGCAACTGGCGGCCGCGTTGTGTTGTTTGATCCCAATATAGGCGAGTTTCGCCTAAAATTATCAGAAGTAGCTGTAGTCATGCGTGAAATTGTTGCCAGAAGCTCAATGCACTTTGCTGTTCCTGAGCTTTGCATTTTGCCAATGAGAGCTTGA
- a CDS encoding GTP-binding protein — MGIGKTTAIRSLCGVLMVDCDVPNMDPASSEKTSTTVGADFGVVDLDGGEQLHIYGSPGQDRFDFMRAWLLSMAIGVVVMIDPNEADAVRTAQHYLQTAFEISETMPCMLLLARPINPEASNRFASELTAVLGIAVPMFAVDVREKSQMLDALDIFSSLLITI, encoded by the coding sequence ATGGGCATAGGGAAAACGACGGCGATCCGCTCCTTGTGCGGCGTTTTGATGGTCGATTGCGATGTCCCCAACATGGACCCTGCCTCGTCAGAAAAAACAAGCACAACCGTAGGGGCCGACTTCGGGGTAGTCGACCTGGATGGCGGCGAACAGCTGCATATCTACGGTAGCCCTGGACAGGACCGTTTCGATTTCATGCGCGCCTGGCTGCTCTCCATGGCAATCGGGGTGGTCGTCATGATCGATCCCAATGAAGCGGATGCCGTGCGGACGGCGCAACATTATCTTCAGACCGCCTTTGAAATTTCCGAAACCATGCCATGTATGCTGTTACTGGCGCGCCCGATCAATCCCGAGGCAAGCAACCGCTTCGCGTCGGAACTGACAGCTGTGCTCGGCATTGCGGTCCCCATGTTCGCCGTGGACGTACGCGAAAAATCGCAGATGCTCGACGCCTTGGATATATTTTCTTCGCTGCTGATAACAATATGA
- the xopAI gene encoding type III secretion system effector XopAI, with protein MGCISSKPLTSQENYYADRSNATPNPRESGQSRSAADRTPSVPHGLLARTSQSNQAGNLAGRAGLDLLRSLSGNSLEREKQALISRVESEGANFRITPEERADFKSAWLSMHSRDYPSPEASWTRSTEYMDSLKRDHPELQNMHAAELLAIREWTGDDYKTLRDVFEHGSVVTAEALAWAKALISALHSLPGSYNHHGTVYTGRNETQDWARSNCRAGQRTVNRRFFSSSAANFGAFDFPVSFQTKSRNGKRISLFSYQRSEAEVLFPPGTKFQVSEVVHRPDGRSVVHQREVG; from the coding sequence ATGGGATGCATTTCTTCCAAGCCACTGACGTCGCAAGAAAATTACTACGCCGACCGGTCAAACGCCACGCCGAATCCGCGAGAGTCCGGCCAGTCCCGCTCTGCCGCGGACCGCACACCGTCCGTTCCTCATGGCCTCCTTGCGCGAACGTCCCAGTCGAATCAGGCAGGCAACCTGGCAGGCCGGGCCGGCCTGGACCTGCTCCGATCGCTCTCCGGCAATTCGCTCGAGCGCGAAAAGCAGGCACTGATTTCCCGGGTTGAAAGCGAGGGGGCCAATTTCCGAATCACACCCGAGGAGCGCGCGGACTTCAAATCAGCGTGGTTGTCCATGCACAGCCGAGACTACCCAAGCCCCGAGGCATCGTGGACGCGATCTACCGAGTACATGGATTCCCTTAAAAGGGATCATCCGGAACTGCAGAACATGCACGCTGCAGAGTTGCTCGCAATTCGTGAATGGACCGGCGATGACTACAAGACTCTGCGCGACGTTTTCGAACACGGGAGCGTCGTCACAGCGGAGGCGCTCGCGTGGGCCAAAGCACTCATTTCCGCATTGCATTCTCTGCCCGGCAGCTACAACCATCACGGAACGGTTTATACCGGCAGAAACGAAACGCAGGATTGGGCCCGATCCAACTGCCGGGCCGGCCAAAGGACCGTCAACAGACGATTCTTCTCCAGTTCTGCGGCCAACTTCGGTGCTTTCGACTTCCCCGTGAGCTTCCAGACCAAATCAAGGAACGGCAAGAGGATCAGTTTGTTTTCGTATCAGAGGAGCGAGGCTGAAGTTCTGTTTCCTCCTGGGACGAAGTTCCAGGTGAGCGAGGTCGTTCATCGCCCCGATGGACGCAGCGTAGTCCACCAACGTGAAGTGGGTTGA
- a CDS encoding type III effector yields MHINNNQVLASPANTDTQTNDELSISAQERLPSTPSSSFELAGLPVRKKRKMPETSSSSNVRKRQVVVSNQLIAPKKPAAGGVAVALSEAMHDIQTNDELSTTTQERLGQRSGSSSRSSGDFGPLALLSGLRPQSDRSLPDAALEIIGAGPRRSPAPSSMSAGKPAHVSTVSKRNGLLVAKDPVIGALLRHAGAEQAGSEINNLHIGSGTQLKMTHSPDLAAQLEELTEHCKVTTPAQEGEEASAVGNVMIPLLQQVITKGSAAFGEHAHVAWLLEAAAPHIVSNHAELGRVVNQKVNQSPELKLKLGAGALLEIATKKELDLKGLMGSLLVSSGLGSGWELWLSHVIKDSLFGKGFSPSKLGLKLAGIDSVPPLMIETLDTLIVLSIMKTMKGEKDWSLKDLLPKAIKAGAMSAVFSYPNNVLQYMSTGIKPVDTALNVLTTEAAIFSAAAGVPLEVKEGEEGMHDALLQKISDGMLAPPLPGETQEAHVQRMVDNAIAIAPGESIAQKSMGLAAVIGLVPFILGDTATKLVPESVLRIVRSTAFNPIEAIGLNFLAITAKVGVSGLMTSDHQKHAQVVNLILDRARGNDQEAGAQPISTQELQGILAPKREFLRSVGASVIQGMNGMFQAMSYAGQALSSAASHVGIPHMRRS; encoded by the coding sequence ATGCACATTAATAATAATCAAGTTTTAGCCAGTCCCGCCAATACAGATACCCAAACTAACGACGAGCTTTCCATATCAGCACAGGAACGTTTACCTTCCACACCAAGCAGCTCATTCGAGCTTGCAGGTTTGCCCGTACGCAAAAAGCGCAAGATGCCCGAGACATCGAGTTCATCGAATGTGCGGAAACGGCAGGTCGTTGTGTCGAACCAGTTGATCGCCCCCAAAAAACCTGCGGCAGGCGGAGTTGCCGTCGCGTTGAGCGAAGCGATGCACGATATCCAAACTAACGACGAGCTTTCCACTACAACACAGGAACGTTTGGGCCAACGTTCAGGATCGTCCAGCCGCAGTTCTGGAGATTTCGGGCCTTTGGCTTTGCTGTCCGGCTTGCGGCCGCAGTCCGATCGCAGCTTGCCGGATGCCGCATTGGAAATTATCGGAGCGGGGCCTCGCCGATCGCCCGCGCCATCTTCCATGTCTGCTGGCAAGCCGGCGCATGTGAGCACGGTCAGCAAACGCAATGGCCTATTGGTGGCGAAAGACCCGGTGATTGGCGCTTTGCTGCGCCATGCCGGCGCCGAACAGGCGGGTAGCGAGATCAACAATTTGCACATCGGGTCTGGCACGCAGCTTAAGATGACCCATAGCCCGGACCTGGCGGCGCAGCTGGAGGAGCTCACCGAGCATTGCAAGGTGACGACCCCGGCGCAGGAAGGAGAAGAAGCAAGTGCCGTAGGCAACGTAATGATTCCGCTACTGCAACAAGTCATCACAAAGGGCAGCGCAGCTTTCGGCGAGCATGCCCACGTGGCATGGCTGCTGGAAGCGGCGGCACCGCACATTGTATCGAACCATGCCGAGTTGGGGCGGGTGGTCAACCAGAAGGTCAATCAGAGCCCGGAACTCAAGCTCAAACTCGGGGCGGGTGCGCTGCTGGAAATAGCGACCAAGAAAGAACTGGACCTCAAGGGACTGATGGGCAGTTTGTTGGTCAGCAGCGGCCTGGGCTCGGGTTGGGAGCTGTGGTTGTCTCATGTGATCAAGGATTCGTTGTTCGGTAAGGGCTTTTCCCCCTCGAAGCTGGGTTTGAAGCTGGCCGGCATCGATTCTGTGCCGCCACTGATGATCGAAACATTGGATACGCTGATTGTTCTGTCGATAATGAAGACGATGAAGGGCGAAAAGGACTGGTCACTGAAGGACCTGCTGCCGAAGGCGATCAAGGCGGGCGCGATGTCGGCAGTGTTTTCATATCCCAACAACGTGCTGCAATACATGAGCACAGGCATTAAACCGGTCGATACCGCGTTGAACGTGCTCACGACCGAAGCGGCGATCTTCTCCGCCGCAGCCGGCGTGCCGCTGGAAGTGAAGGAAGGTGAAGAAGGCATGCACGATGCTCTTCTACAGAAGATCAGCGACGGCATGCTGGCACCGCCGCTGCCGGGCGAGACGCAGGAAGCGCATGTGCAGCGCATGGTCGATAACGCGATAGCCATCGCGCCAGGTGAGAGCATTGCGCAAAAATCGATGGGGCTTGCCGCTGTCATCGGGCTGGTGCCGTTCATCCTGGGAGATACGGCCACCAAACTGGTGCCGGAATCGGTCTTGCGGATCGTGCGCAGTACCGCATTCAATCCCATCGAGGCCATTGGGCTGAATTTTCTGGCCATCACAGCGAAGGTAGGGGTGAGTGGGCTGATGACATCCGATCACCAGAAGCACGCGCAAGTAGTCAACTTAATCCTGGACCGCGCCCGCGGCAACGATCAGGAGGCGGGCGCCCAACCGATATCTACGCAGGAACTGCAAGGCATTCTGGCCCCCAAGCGCGAGTTCCTGAGGTCCGTCGGCGCTTCGGTGATTCAGGGCATGAATGGCATGTTCCAGGCTATGTCTTACGCCGGTCAGGCTTTGAGTTCGGCTGCTTCGCATGTCGGGATACCGCACATGCGGCGGTCTTGA
- a CDS encoding Dyp-type peroxidase yields the protein MADPVIDYDDVQGTILRGYRVDLARHFILSITNPQAAGKLIGALVDGSGGLPKITTARHIQPKPPCFLNISFTCPGLAKLGLNTEQLATFDASFQLGATSSVSAQAVGDVGPSAPQNWISGLQDGAKVHILLSLWVTESASVLESVSAKLRAAFRGCMAELCVQDAQALPDNKVHFGYRDSIAQPTVIGAPATKREAPDDQPAVKTGEFLLGYQNELGGVYKVSPPELSINSSYAAFRILEQDVAGFDAMLVNHAEETGLDTEMLAAKICGRWRNGNPLELTPDAPGELLPPSKLNNFNYVTGVAPSDDTLGLICPIGSHIRRNNPRNGAVNGTDSTHHRIVRRAMPYGPSYDPLQPVDTQRGLTGYFINASIHNQFEFLTSEWNLTYLFVKAATGPGGSNDGNAVNNISGEDVFLGVNDPANSSFTLAEVGPRGSNNKVMKDFPRTITTRGGVYCFFPSITGLRYLAQLTSTK from the coding sequence ATGGCCGATCCTGTAATCGATTACGACGACGTACAAGGCACCATCCTGCGCGGCTATCGCGTCGATCTGGCGCGCCATTTCATCCTGTCCATCACGAATCCGCAGGCCGCCGGGAAATTGATAGGCGCGCTCGTGGACGGCAGCGGCGGCCTGCCAAAAATAACCACGGCCAGACACATCCAGCCCAAGCCGCCGTGCTTTCTCAACATCAGCTTCACCTGCCCAGGTCTAGCCAAACTCGGCCTCAACACCGAGCAACTCGCCACATTTGATGCGTCCTTCCAGCTTGGCGCGACTAGTTCGGTCAGCGCACAGGCAGTCGGCGACGTCGGCCCCAGTGCGCCGCAAAATTGGATAAGCGGATTGCAGGACGGCGCCAAGGTGCACATACTGTTGAGCTTGTGGGTAACGGAATCTGCGTCGGTATTGGAATCGGTATCAGCCAAGTTGCGCGCCGCATTTAGAGGCTGCATGGCTGAGCTGTGCGTGCAGGATGCGCAGGCTCTACCAGACAACAAAGTCCATTTCGGTTATCGCGACAGCATTGCCCAGCCGACCGTGATTGGCGCCCCGGCGACCAAGCGCGAGGCGCCAGACGATCAGCCGGCGGTCAAGACCGGAGAATTTCTGCTTGGCTACCAGAACGAACTCGGAGGCGTCTACAAGGTATCGCCGCCCGAGTTGTCAATCAACAGCAGCTACGCGGCGTTTCGCATCCTGGAGCAGGACGTCGCCGGGTTCGATGCCATGCTCGTCAATCATGCCGAGGAAACCGGACTTGACACGGAAATGCTGGCTGCCAAGATATGCGGGCGCTGGCGCAACGGCAACCCTCTGGAGCTGACGCCAGACGCGCCGGGCGAACTCCTGCCGCCATCGAAATTGAACAATTTCAACTACGTCACCGGTGTAGCGCCGAGCGATGATACCCTGGGCCTGATTTGCCCGATAGGTTCGCATATCCGCCGCAACAACCCGCGTAACGGCGCAGTGAACGGAACCGACAGCACCCACCATCGGATTGTACGGCGCGCCATGCCCTACGGGCCGTCTTACGATCCACTGCAACCCGTCGACACGCAGCGCGGCCTGACCGGCTACTTTATCAACGCCAGCATCCACAACCAGTTCGAATTTCTCACCAGCGAATGGAATCTGACATACCTGTTCGTGAAAGCGGCCACCGGGCCGGGCGGCTCAAATGACGGCAACGCGGTCAATAACATCAGCGGCGAGGACGTGTTCCTGGGCGTAAATGATCCGGCGAACAGTTCGTTCACCCTGGCCGAGGTAGGCCCGCGCGGTTCCAACAACAAGGTGATGAAAGACTTTCCCCGCACGATTACCACGCGCGGCGGCGTCTACTGCTTCTTTCCCAGCATCACCGGCCTGCGTTATTTGGCGCAGTTGACTTCCACAAAGTAA
- a CDS encoding DUF6434 domain-containing protein, translating to MLDNFFTTRAQNTNGFDWRRSTITRSTMVDNAYTNTQNVRRFMARQCGSDFTFNRALVAWIQSGSSKSMGDVADEWLRQQQAKWESKNKV from the coding sequence ATGTTGGACAACTTTTTTACAACCCGAGCGCAGAACACCAATGGATTTGATTGGCGCCGGAGTACGATTACGCGATCAACCATGGTCGACAATGCCTACACGAATACGCAAAATGTACGTCGCTTTATGGCTCGTCAATGCGGGAGCGATTTCACATTCAACAGGGCCTTAGTAGCATGGATTCAAAGCGGATCAAGCAAGAGCATGGGCGATGTTGCAGATGAATGGCTTAGGCAGCAGCAGGCAAAATGGGAATCAAAAAATAAAGTGTAG
- a CDS encoding response regulator transcription factor — translation MGGRFIDPELAEQMVFGSGSSDQRPPHELLSDREFHILRLLARGKSVNEVAEEPSISNKTVRTHKTPLMQKMNFQNNAELMRYAITYNLIE, via the coding sequence GTGGGAGGACGTTTCATCGATCCTGAACTGGCGGAACAGATGGTGTTCGGATCCGGCAGCTCCGACCAGCGTCCACCCCATGAACTGCTGTCCGATCGCGAGTTCCATATCCTGCGGCTGCTGGCGCGCGGCAAAAGCGTCAACGAAGTTGCCGAAGAACCGTCGATCAGCAATAAGACAGTCCGCACCCACAAGACGCCGCTGATGCAAAAAATGAATTTCCAGAATAACGCCGAGCTGATGCGCTACGCGATTACCTACAACCTCATAGAATGA